A region of the Stutzerimonas stutzeri genome:
GACGAACTCTTCCTTGCGTGCGGCCCAGCGCATGCGCTTGGGGATCGGCAAATCGTTCAGCGAGGTCGCGACGATACCCGGCAGCAGTTCGGCAGCCGGTTGGCCTTCGATGGTACGGCTGAACTTGAGCTTCGGCCCGCTGCGATCGATCTCGGCGAGGTCGACGCCGCACTTGCGGGCAAAGCCCAGGGCGGCCTGGGTCGGCTCGCCGTCAGCGTCGAAGGCAGCCTGCATTGGCGGGCCGTCGAGGTTGATGCTGCGATCGGGCTGCTGGGTCGCCAGCTGTTCGACCAGCACGGCCAGGCGACGCGGCGCGGCATAGGCCTGCGTCTTGACGAAGCCCAGGCCAGCGTCCTTCAGGCCCTTCTCGATACCGGCGCAGAAGGCTTCGGCCAGCTTGGCGAGCGCCTTTGGTGGCAGTTCTTCGGTACCCAGTTCGACGAGAAAATCCAGTGCACTCATTCTGCAGCCTCCAGCTTGGCCAGCACTTCGTCACGCAGTTCGGGGGTGGCCATGGGGAAGCCGAGTTTGGCCCGGGCCAGCAGGTAGCTCTGGGCGATCGAACGCGCCAGGCTGCGCACGCGCAGGATGTACTGCTGGCGCGCGGTGACCGAAATGGCGCGACGGGCATCGAGCAGGTTGAAGGTGTGCGAGGCCTTGACCACCATCTCGTAGGCAGGCAGCGGCAGCTCGGCGGCCATCAGCCGGTTGGCTTCGCTCTCGTAGAAATCGAAGAGTTCGAACAGCTTCGGCACATTGGCGTGCTCGAAGTTGTAGGTCGACTGCTCCACTTCGTTCTGGTGGAACACATCGCCATAGGTCACGGTGCCGAACGGGCCATCGGCCCAGATCAGGTCGTAGACCGAGTCGACGCCCTGTAGGTACATGGCCAGGCGCTCGAGACCGTAGGTGATCTCGCCGGTGACCGGATAGCACTCGACGCCGCCGACCTGCTGGAAGTAGGTGAACTGAGTGACTTCCATGCCGTTGAGCCAGACTTCCCAGCCCAGGCCCCAGGCACCGAGGGTCGGCGATTCCCAGTTGTCCTCGACGAAGCGTACGTCGTGCACCGAGGTGTCGACGCCGATGCGGCGCAGCGACTCCAGGTACAGGTCCTGGATGTTGTCCGGGTTGGGCTTGAGCACCACCTGGAATTGGTAATAGTGCTGCAGGCGGTTGGGGTTCTCGCCGTAGCGGCCATCGGCCGGGCGGCGCGAAGGCTGAACATAGGCGGCGTTCCAGGTCTCGGGACCAATGGCGCGCAGGAAGGTGGCGGTGTGGAATGTACCGGCGCCCATTTCCATGTCATAGGGCTGCAGGACCACGCAACCCTGCTCGGCCCAGTAGCTTTGCAGGGCGAGGATCAGGTCTTGGAAGGTGCGCACGGCAGGCGTAGTCTGGCTCAAAATTTCACCTGTGCTGGGCTTCGACAGAAAGCCTCGAAGTATACCCCCCGCATGGTCGCGCTTGCGATGGTTTCGGCCATTGGACGAGGCCTGCGCAAGGAGACCACATGCCACGTTGCGCCTGGTGCGGCACGGATCCGCTGTATATCGACTACCACGATCGCGAATGGGGCGTGCCAACTCGCGATCCGCAGGTGCTGTTCGAATTCCTCTTGCTCGAAGCCTTCCAGGCCGGTCTCTCGTGGATTACCGTGCTGCGCAAGCGTGAGCGCTATCGACAGGTACTGTTCGCTTTCAACGCCGAGCGCCTGGCGCGCATGAGCGACGCCGAGATCGACGAGCGCATGCAGGACCCCGGCATCATCCGCAACCGCCGCAAACTCGAGGCCGCGCGCAGCAACGCACGTGCCTGGTTGCAGCTGGAAGACCCGGTGGGTTTCATCTGGTCTTTCGTCGATGGCCAACCAAAGATCAACCGCTTCGAGCGCATCCATCAGGTGCCTGCGGTCACACCCGAAGCCGAAGCCATGAGCAAGGCACTGAAGAAAGCCGGCTTCAGCTTCGTCGGACCGACCATCTGTTACGCCTACATGCAGGCCTGCGGCCTGGTCATGGATCATTTGACCGACTGCGACCGCTATGTGCCGCTGGCTGGCGCCGAATGACCGTTGCAGCGCTGGCCTGAAAGTGTGCAGCGGATGCGGGTAGACTAGGCGACCTGAATATTTCGGAGTTCGGCGTGGAAAAGTTCAAAGGTGCGATAGTGGTCGGCTCCCTGCGGCTCTTCGCTCGGCTGCCTTGGCGCACGGTCCAGGGCCTGGGTTCGATGATCGGCTGGTTGATGTGGAAGCTGCCGAATCGCTCGCGTGAGGTAGCTCGAATAAACCTGCAAAAGTGCTTTCCCGAACTGAGCCCCGCGGAACTCGATACGCTGCTTGGTCGAACGCTGCGCCAGACCGGCATGACCTTTACTGAAAGTGCCTGTGCCTGGATCTGGCCGGCGGAGAAAACCCTGGGCCTGGTCAGGCAGGTCGAAGGACTCGAGGTGCTGCAAGAAGCGCTGGCGTCCGGCAAGGGTGTGGTCGGCATTACCAGCCACCTGGGCAACTGGGAGGTGCTGAACCACTTCTACTGCGATCAGTGCAAGCCAATCATTTTTTACCGCCCGCCGAAGCTGAAGGCGGTGGACGAGTTGCTTCAGCGTCAGCGTGTGCAGCTGGGCAATCGTGTTGCGCCGTCGACCCGTGAAGGCATTCTCAGCGTCATCAAGGAAGTGCGCCGCGGTGGCGCCGTGGGCATTCCAGCGGACCCCGAGCCGAGTGAAGGTAGCGGCATTTTCGTGCCCTTCTTCGCTACCCAGGCGCTCACCAGCAAGTTCGTACCGGGCATGTTGGCTGGCGGCAAGGCGGTTGGCGTGTTCCTTCATGCGTTGCGCCTGGAGGATGGTTCAGGCTACAAAGTGGTGCTCGAGGCCGCGCCTGACGGGATGTACAGCGAAGATGCGGAAACTGGCGTAGCAGCAATGAGCGCGATGATCGAGAAATATGTCCGCGCTTACCCCAGCCAATACATGTGGACCATGAAGCGCTTCAAGAAACGCCCGGCAGGCGAGAAGCGCTGGTACTGATCAGGCTCAGAACAAGAATGATAAAAGGACAAGGACGATCGCATGCGTAACCAGAGACAGTATCCGCGTACCAATATGAAGTGCCGTATCCGGATTGCACATCCGGCGTTTGGCGAGGTCTTCGCCCACACTCGAGATCTCTCCGATGGCGGCGTCTACGTTCGCCATCCGGAATTGGTGGTGCTGCATCCCGGTGACACAGTGACCGGTCAGGTACAGGACCTGCCCATTCCAGCGCCCGAACTGCAGATGGTGGTGATGCGGGTTGATGCCGAAGGGGTCGGCCTGCGGTTTCTGCGCGGGGACTGACCGCGCGAACCTGTGCCGTGCTGGCTCAGTCTGGTGTCAGCCGGTCGAGACGGCGTAGAAATACGCTCATTTCCTTTTCCGCCTGCTTGTCGCCCTGGGCGCTCGCGGCCGCAATGCCGCGCTCCCAGGCTTGATGGGCACCTGGCTTATCGCCGTCGGCCTGCAAGGCCTTGCCCAGGAGCTTCCAGGCGGCCGAATACTTGGGGTCGAGTTCGACGCAACGGCGCAGGTGCTCAGCCGCCCTACCCGGCTGCCCGGCATCCAGATAGCCCTTGCCGAGGCCCAGACGCAGCATTGGATTATCCATCCCTTGGGAAAGCATTTTTTCCAGCGATTCAAGCATCTTCGGACCTTTTTGGTGCAGGGTACCCGGGGCGTTTCCTCACTTTAGTGCAAAGCACCAGCCGGGCAATAGCTGCAGCATACGCCATTGGTCTTAGCGCTCGCGGCGTTTGATGGGGGCTTCCGTGCGCGATCAATGGGCTTCGTTGACTGCGCTGAGAAACTCCTGGGTGCGTTCCTCCTGTGGGTTGTTGAACAGCTCGTCCGGACTGCCCTGTTCGTGAATCCGGCCCTGATGGAAGAAGCACACACGATCGGCGAATTCGCGGGCGAAACCCATCTGGTGGGTGACCATCAGCATCGTCAGATTGTGCGCCTCGCCGAGGCGGCGGATCACGTTGAGCACTTCGCCGCAGAGCTCCGGGTCCAGTGCCGAGGTCACTTCGTCGAACAGCATCACCTTCGGCCGCATCGCCAGCGCGCGGGCTATGGCCACGCGTTGTTGCTGGCCGCCGGATAGCTGCACCGGGAAGTGCTCCAACTTGTCTTCCAGGCCGACCATGGCCAGCAGCTCCTCTGCCCGCTCGCGGGCCTCGCGCTTGCTCAGCCCGAGCACCTGCACCGGCGCTTCCATGACGTTCTGCAACGCGTTCATGTGCGGGAACAGGTTGAAGCTCTGGAACACCATGCCGACCTTGCCGCGCACTCGTCGCAAGTGACGGGCATTGGCTGGGACCAACTGGCCACTGGCGTCGGGCATGTGCGTCAGCGGCTCGCCGTCGACCTCAATCACGCCTTCGTCGATGCCCTCTAGGGTCATCAGCACCCGCAGCAGCGTCGACTTGCCCGAGCCGCTGGGGCCGATGATCGCGACCTTTTCACCTTCCTCGATTTGCAGATCGAGCCCGTCGAGCACGGTCAGTTCACCGTAGCGCTTGGTCACGCCGGCGAAGCGCACCAAAGGTTGCGCGTGCTCTGGCTGTTGTGGCGTCGGGTTCAGGGTGTCCGTGGACTGCATCGGCGTATTCATCGGGCCAGCTCCATGCGGTTTTCCAGGCGGCGCACGCACCAGGCGAGGCCGAGGCTGAGAATGAGAAAGAACACACCGACCATGGTGATCGGCTCCAGGTAGCGGAAACTCTCCGAGCCGATGTTCTTGGCCCGCTGCATGATTTCCACCACGGTGATCGCCGACAGCACCGGCGTGTCCTTGAGAATGGAGATCAGGTAGTTGCCCAGCGCCGGCAGCACCGGACGCAGCGCCTGCGGCAGGATCACGTCGCGGTAGGCGGTCCAGGGCTTCATG
Encoded here:
- the glyQ gene encoding glycine--tRNA ligase subunit alpha, whose translation is MSQTTPAVRTFQDLILALQSYWAEQGCVVLQPYDMEMGAGTFHTATFLRAIGPETWNAAYVQPSRRPADGRYGENPNRLQHYYQFQVVLKPNPDNIQDLYLESLRRIGVDTSVHDVRFVEDNWESPTLGAWGLGWEVWLNGMEVTQFTYFQQVGGVECYPVTGEITYGLERLAMYLQGVDSVYDLIWADGPFGTVTYGDVFHQNEVEQSTYNFEHANVPKLFELFDFYESEANRLMAAELPLPAYEMVVKASHTFNLLDARRAISVTARQQYILRVRSLARSIAQSYLLARAKLGFPMATPELRDEVLAKLEAAE
- a CDS encoding DNA-3-methyladenine glycosylase I, producing MPRCAWCGTDPLYIDYHDREWGVPTRDPQVLFEFLLLEAFQAGLSWITVLRKRERYRQVLFAFNAERLARMSDAEIDERMQDPGIIRNRRKLEAARSNARAWLQLEDPVGFIWSFVDGQPKINRFERIHQVPAVTPEAEAMSKALKKAGFSFVGPTICYAYMQACGLVMDHLTDCDRYVPLAGAE
- a CDS encoding lysophospholipid acyltransferase produces the protein MEKFKGAIVVGSLRLFARLPWRTVQGLGSMIGWLMWKLPNRSREVARINLQKCFPELSPAELDTLLGRTLRQTGMTFTESACAWIWPAEKTLGLVRQVEGLEVLQEALASGKGVVGITSHLGNWEVLNHFYCDQCKPIIFYRPPKLKAVDELLQRQRVQLGNRVAPSTREGILSVIKEVRRGGAVGIPADPEPSEGSGIFVPFFATQALTSKFVPGMLAGGKAVGVFLHALRLEDGSGYKVVLEAAPDGMYSEDAETGVAAMSAMIEKYVRAYPSQYMWTMKRFKKRPAGEKRWY
- a CDS encoding PilZ domain-containing protein, translating into MRNQRQYPRTNMKCRIRIAHPAFGEVFAHTRDLSDGGVYVRHPELVVLHPGDTVTGQVQDLPIPAPELQMVVMRVDAEGVGLRFLRGD
- a CDS encoding tetratricopeptide repeat protein, which gives rise to MLESLEKMLSQGMDNPMLRLGLGKGYLDAGQPGRAAEHLRRCVELDPKYSAAWKLLGKALQADGDKPGAHQAWERGIAAASAQGDKQAEKEMSVFLRRLDRLTPD
- the ehuA gene encoding ectoine/hydroxyectoine ABC transporter ATP-binding protein EhuA, producing MNTPMQSTDTLNPTPQQPEHAQPLVRFAGVTKRYGELTVLDGLDLQIEEGEKVAIIGPSGSGKSTLLRVLMTLEGIDEGVIEVDGEPLTHMPDASGQLVPANARHLRRVRGKVGMVFQSFNLFPHMNALQNVMEAPVQVLGLSKREARERAEELLAMVGLEDKLEHFPVQLSGGQQQRVAIARALAMRPKVMLFDEVTSALDPELCGEVLNVIRRLGEAHNLTMLMVTHQMGFAREFADRVCFFHQGRIHEQGSPDELFNNPQEERTQEFLSAVNEAH